From Flavobacteriales bacterium, one genomic window encodes:
- a CDS encoding potassium channel protein, which produces MHWKYFGKLYIALLLLLNIIGVGCIGYMLIEEYTFLEAIYMTLITVSSVGFNEVHSLSDNGRIFTIFLILTSFGTFAFAISSITRYMLDGEFRKYFAQNKSKKKMSKLNNHVIVCGFGRNGGRAIQSLIVHNQSFVIIENEPEKIKRAQEEGHENIIKGDSTRDSVLHAANIQNAKALITTFPKDADNLFVVLTAREINPRLNIISSAAEDNSVRKLKIAGADNVIMPSKVGGAHMASLVLTPDIVQFLDHISLEGDAEVNLEEISFKELPEDFGYKTLGEIETRFKTGTSIIGFKSSDGEFIINPGASTELLPNSKMFVLGNPDQIKQLNDIFGLKKHV; this is translated from the coding sequence ATGCATTGGAAATATTTTGGTAAGTTATACATCGCCCTGCTTCTGCTTCTAAATATCATTGGTGTAGGTTGTATAGGCTATATGCTTATTGAAGAATACACATTTCTTGAGGCCATTTACATGACCTTAATAACCGTGTCGAGTGTAGGGTTTAACGAAGTGCATTCACTTAGTGACAACGGAAGAATATTTACAATCTTTCTCATCTTAACCAGTTTTGGTACATTTGCCTTTGCTATTTCGTCTATTACACGATACATGCTTGATGGCGAGTTTAGAAAATATTTCGCCCAAAATAAATCGAAGAAAAAAATGTCAAAACTTAATAACCATGTTATAGTATGCGGATTTGGTCGAAATGGCGGTCGTGCAATTCAAAGTTTAATAGTGCACAACCAATCTTTCGTTATTATAGAAAACGAACCAGAAAAAATTAAACGAGCTCAAGAAGAAGGCCATGAAAATATTATTAAAGGAGATTCTACCCGTGATAGTGTTTTACATGCTGCAAATATTCAAAATGCCAAAGCTCTAATAACCACCTTTCCTAAGGATGCAGATAATCTATTTGTTGTATTAACAGCTAGGGAGATAAATCCTCGGTTAAATATAATTAGTAGTGCAGCCGAGGATAATTCGGTTAGGAAATTGAAAATTGCTGGAGCAGATAACGTTATTATGCCAAGTAAAGTTGGTGGAGCTCATATGGCATCATTAGTTCTTACTCCTGATATCGTTCAGTTTTTAGATCATATTTCTTTAGAAGGAGATGCAGAGGTAAATCTGGAAGAAATTTCGTTTAAAGAATTACCGGAAGACTTTGGATATAAAACATTGGGAGAAATTGAAACGAGGTTTAAAACGGGAACAAGTATAATTGGATTTAAATCGAGTGATGGCGAGTTTATCATCAATCCAGGCGCGAGCACCGAATTGCTGCCCAATTCAAAAATGTTTGTACTTGGCAATCCAGATCAAATTAAGCAGTTGAATGACATCTTTGGATTGAAGAAGCATGTATGA
- a CDS encoding PspC domain-containing protein — MYDDKILGVCVWLSRKFDVNVGYVRIAFLVAVICGLGVPVLIYFGLAFYKSKIE, encoded by the coding sequence ATGTATGACGATAAAATTTTAGGAGTTTGCGTTTGGTTGAGCAGAAAGTTCGACGTGAATGTAGGATATGTCAGAATCGCCTTCTTGGTTGCCGTAATATGCGGGTTAGGTGTTCCTGTTCTAATTTACTTTGGGTTGGCTTTCTATAAATCTAAAATTGAATAA
- a CDS encoding SDR family oxidoreductase, with protein sequence MKGKILITGSNGLLGQKIISQLSAEGEFDFLATSNGANRMTSIQFNYSPLDITNAAEVNKVIESYKPTAVINTAAMTNVDQCEDDREGAKKLNVIAVQNLIDACKKWDCHLVHLSTDFVFDGEDGPYKEDDIPNPLSYYAQTKNDADNLVRESGLKWAVVRTMLVYGVVEDMSRSNVVLWAKGGLEKGDAMNVVDDQFRMPTLSEDLAKACIEIVKRECTGYFHISGKDMMSILDLVNRVGAHYNLNTENVSCITSESLNQSAKRPPKTGFILDKARKELDYNPVSFEEGLDIVLNQLK encoded by the coding sequence TTGAAAGGAAAAATTCTAATAACAGGTTCAAATGGCCTTTTAGGTCAAAAAATAATAAGTCAACTAAGTGCAGAAGGCGAGTTTGATTTCTTGGCCACCAGTAATGGTGCTAATAGAATGACGTCGATTCAATTTAATTATAGCCCATTAGACATAACAAATGCAGCCGAAGTAAACAAGGTTATTGAAAGCTATAAGCCAACTGCAGTTATCAATACTGCCGCAATGACAAATGTTGATCAGTGCGAAGATGATCGTGAAGGTGCGAAAAAACTAAATGTAATTGCAGTTCAAAACCTTATTGATGCATGCAAAAAGTGGGATTGTCATTTGGTTCACCTTTCAACCGATTTTGTATTTGATGGTGAAGATGGCCCATATAAGGAGGACGATATTCCTAATCCACTAAGCTATTATGCCCAAACGAAAAATGACGCCGACAATCTCGTTAGGGAAAGCGGTTTAAAATGGGCTGTTGTAAGAACAATGTTGGTTTATGGCGTTGTTGAGGATATGAGCAGATCGAACGTGGTTTTATGGGCTAAAGGCGGTTTAGAAAAAGGCGATGCAATGAATGTGGTTGATGATCAGTTTCGGATGCCAACCCTCTCGGAAGATTTGGCGAAAGCATGTATCGAAATTGTAAAGCGCGAATGCACTGGTTATTTTCATATTTCGGGGAAAGACATGATGAGTATTTTAGATTTGGTAAATCGGGTTGGTGCTCATTATAATTTGAATACCGAAAATGTATCATGTATAACTTCAGAAAGTCTTAATCAATCGGCAAAAAGGCCGCCTAAAACTGGTTTTATCTTAGATAAAGCACGAAAGGAATTGGATTACAATCCTGTTTCTTTTGAGGAAGGACTTGACATTGTACTCAATCAACTTAAATAA
- a CDS encoding alanine:cation symporter family protein, producing the protein MKAIKYLFLFAFIFNTSLAVADEKANTVDTTSIDYRINKSITPVSNIIQKYVFYPIYTIEGDSEDEKMEIPIVLVWLVLGALFFTFYLKFINISGFKLAIDVVKGKYTDPNDKGEVSHFQALTTALSATVGLGNIAGVAIAISIGGPGATFWMIIAGLLGMSSKFVECTLGVKYRTINENGEVSGGPMYYLKKGFAQKGKNWGRAGLLLGGFFAVMGIGGSFGGGNMFQINQATKQFVDLPMIQGTYLAENTWLVGLIISLIVGVVIIGGIKSIAKVTDKIVPFMCGIYCLAALIVLGAYFEEIPSAMGKIFSGAFGNDAVIGGVVGVMIQGFRRAAFSNEAGIGSAAIAHSAVKTKEPITEGLVSLLEPFIDTVVVCTMTALVIVITGVYDDQSGMGGIEMTSSAFESVFPWFKGVLTIAVVLFAFSTMISWSYYGMKCVTFLFGESKIVEYSYKFVFCVVIVIGSSMELGAVVGFSDAMIFLMCVPNIFGMLILSPGIKNDLSSFLSRIKSGEIKTYK; encoded by the coding sequence ATGAAAGCAATTAAGTACCTTTTTTTATTCGCCTTTATTTTCAATACGAGTTTAGCCGTTGCAGATGAGAAGGCAAATACAGTCGATACCACCTCTATAGATTACAGAATTAACAAAAGTATTACCCCTGTTTCTAATATTATTCAGAAATACGTTTTTTATCCGATCTATACAATTGAGGGAGATAGTGAAGATGAGAAAATGGAAATTCCAATTGTCTTGGTGTGGCTAGTTCTAGGTGCACTATTTTTTACTTTCTATTTAAAATTTATTAATATTTCGGGGTTTAAATTAGCCATAGACGTTGTTAAAGGGAAATATACTGACCCTAATGATAAAGGAGAAGTATCCCATTTTCAGGCGTTAACAACAGCACTGTCGGCAACAGTTGGTTTAGGAAACATTGCAGGAGTTGCCATTGCTATTTCAATAGGTGGGCCGGGTGCTACATTTTGGATGATAATTGCAGGATTACTTGGTATGTCTTCAAAGTTCGTTGAATGTACCTTGGGAGTTAAGTATAGAACGATCAATGAAAATGGGGAAGTTTCAGGTGGTCCCATGTATTATTTGAAAAAGGGATTTGCGCAGAAAGGTAAGAACTGGGGAAGAGCAGGATTATTATTAGGCGGGTTCTTCGCAGTAATGGGGATCGGTGGTTCTTTTGGTGGTGGAAATATGTTTCAGATTAATCAGGCCACCAAACAATTCGTTGATTTACCAATGATTCAAGGTACGTACCTAGCAGAAAACACTTGGCTTGTAGGGCTAATTATCTCCTTAATTGTTGGGGTTGTTATTATTGGTGGAATTAAAAGTATCGCTAAAGTAACAGACAAGATTGTTCCTTTTATGTGTGGTATATACTGTTTAGCTGCATTGATAGTGTTAGGTGCATACTTTGAAGAAATCCCTTCTGCTATGGGGAAAATATTTAGTGGAGCATTTGGTAATGATGCGGTAATAGGTGGAGTAGTAGGAGTGATGATTCAGGGGTTTAGGCGTGCCGCTTTTTCAAACGAAGCTGGTATTGGTTCTGCTGCAATTGCTCACTCTGCGGTTAAAACTAAAGAGCCAATTACTGAAGGGTTAGTGTCGTTACTCGAACCATTTATTGATACTGTAGTTGTTTGTACTATGACAGCTCTTGTTATTGTAATCACTGGAGTTTATGATGATCAATCAGGAATGGGAGGCATTGAAATGACATCAAGTGCATTCGAAAGTGTCTTCCCTTGGTTTAAAGGGGTGCTTACTATTGCAGTAGTACTGTTTGCCTTCTCTACGATGATTTCTTGGTCGTATTACGGAATGAAATGCGTTACCTTCTTATTCGGCGAATCGAAAATTGTGGAGTATTCATATAAGTTTGTCTTTTGTGTGGTAATCGTAATTGGTTCTTCAATGGAATTAGGTGCTGTGGTCGGTTTCTCAGATGCAATGATATTTTTAATGTGCGTTCCCAATATATTTGGTATGTTAATTTTATCTCCAGGTATTAAAAATGACCTCTCTAGTTTTTTATCACGAATTAAATCGGGAGAGATAAAAACCTATAAATAA
- a CDS encoding helix-hairpin-helix domain-containing protein codes for MSNKFLKAYFFYSEREKSGIQVLLFLIVFLIVVLYFKREAEPITIIIDEDQKKPKVEATLASYQEKESKPEVKMVELFMFDPNGLSLENWQKLGLSKKQAAVIKRYESKGGKFRSELDVKKMYCISDKKYAELLPYINIKVEKERAKYVDNTKPKFVKEKKTLEIFEINSCDTNQLQSLRGIGPVLSKRIIKYRESLGGFRSLGQLNEIYGLDSGLVNKISLRLHVDLDKVEMIKIAQTDIKRLSKHPYINYNQSRAIYNYFQAHSEMVNVIELSNIVIIDSLAFERMKPYISLK; via the coding sequence GTGTCGAATAAATTTCTTAAGGCGTATTTTTTCTATTCCGAAAGGGAAAAAAGCGGAATTCAAGTACTTCTATTTTTAATCGTATTCTTAATTGTTGTGCTGTACTTTAAGAGAGAGGCAGAACCGATTACGATTATAATTGATGAAGATCAGAAAAAGCCTAAAGTAGAAGCAACGCTTGCTTCATATCAGGAAAAAGAGTCGAAGCCAGAAGTGAAAATGGTAGAGCTTTTTATGTTTGATCCGAATGGGTTATCTCTTGAAAACTGGCAGAAACTTGGCCTGTCGAAAAAGCAAGCTGCTGTTATTAAAAGATATGAAAGCAAAGGAGGGAAGTTTAGAAGTGAATTAGATGTGAAAAAAATGTATTGCATCTCAGATAAGAAATATGCTGAACTACTGCCTTATATCAATATCAAAGTAGAAAAAGAGAGAGCAAAATATGTCGATAATACCAAACCAAAGTTTGTTAAAGAGAAAAAAACTCTTGAAATTTTCGAGATAAATTCTTGCGATACAAATCAATTACAGTCTCTCAGGGGGATTGGTCCCGTTTTGTCGAAACGAATAATAAAATACAGAGAGAGTTTGGGAGGATTTAGGAGCTTAGGCCAGCTCAACGAAATCTATGGTTTAGATTCAGGCTTAGTGAATAAAATATCATTACGCCTTCATGTTGATCTTGATAAAGTAGAAATGATTAAGATTGCCCAAACTGATATCAAGCGCTTATCTAAGCATCCATATATAAACTATAACCAATCAAGGGCGATTTATAACTATTTTCAAGCTCATTCGGAAATGGTCAATGTTATTGAGTTGAGCAACATCGTAATTATCGACAGCTTGGCATTTGAAAGAATGAAGCCATATATAAGCCTGAAGTGA